The Styela clava chromosome 2, kaStyClav1.hap1.2, whole genome shotgun sequence genome contains a region encoding:
- the LOC120336267 gene encoding uncharacterized protein LOC120336267, producing MRLNECNVTFPSGTFNKQTKVWMSVGIDNSICPNKYIGITPVFDISADSEFLKDAIVQIKSWCIGLEKDKIDILHFSSKTDWDIINPDRINEDNSIEFRCRKFSLFTVAMNWLKWLIGKQQVIVDNCLYISNKNEFHFTFYNKCETAETSIGSHYRELGAQLASIWFNPVALKTNDRLHLDLQIIRGRENLRFDHRHREFICDQIFLTAERCKLTFFLNPKLPKYPERVIKCEVTINDILHDSQKFSFPLELKDENKPAPPPFVFHGDFNVGGDVDMMGQGNEHRQQHLQDARNEQRAADENIGINRAREPELAFNEPLVEEEELDLC from the exons ATGAGACTAAATGAATGCAACGTCACGTTTCCTAGTGGAActttcaacaaacaaacaaaggtCTGGATGTCAGTTGGAATAGACAATTCAATATGCCCCAATAAATACATTGGTATCACACCAGTTTTCGATATCAGTGCAGATTCGGAATTCCTCAAAGATGCGATTGTGCAAATCAAGTCATGGTGCATCGGTCTAGAGAAagacaaaattgacatattacatttctcaagtaaaactgactgggACATCATTAACCCTGATCGAATCAATGAGGATAACAGCATAGAATTTCGATGCAGAAAGTTTAGTCTATTTACTGTCGCCATGAATTGGCTAAAATGGCTAATTGGCAAACAACAGGTCATCGTGGATAACTgtctctatatttcaaacaaaaatgagtttcatttcacattttataataaatgtGAGACTGCTGAAACCAGCATCGGATCACATTACAGAGAACTAGGGGCACAGCTTGCTTCAATTTGGTTCAATCCAGTTGCTTTGAAAACTAATGACAGACTTCACTTAGATTTACAAATTATTAGAGGACGAGAAAACCTACGATTTGATCACCGTCACAGAGAATTCATTTGTGATCAAATATTTCTAACAGCCGAGAGATGTAAACTCACATTTTTTCTCAATCCCAAACTGCCAAAATACCCCGAAAGAGTTATCAAATGCGAAGTTACGATAAATGACATTTTACATGATTCGCAAAAGTTTTCTTTTCCTTTAGAACTAAAAG ATGAAAATAAGCCAGCACCCCCACCTTTCGTTTTCCATGGAGATTTTAATGTGGGCGGAGATGTAGATATGATGGGCCAAGGAAATGAACATCGTCAACAACATTTACAAGAT GCACGAAATGAACAGAGAGCAGCAGATGAGAACATTGGTATAAACAGAGCCCGTGAACCAGAATTGGCTTTCAATGAACCGCTCGTGGAGGAGGAAG AATTGGATCTTTGTTGA